In Calothrix sp. PCC 7507, one DNA window encodes the following:
- a CDS encoding zinc ribbon domain-containing protein, with protein sequence MFIRIRQFLNQFFNKSRTINNEPLNKVSLIVIILIDIFILINVFTGLDDISRWHISPNQAYPCYAEWQDYLTQTNKDKDYEIIRRSLTHSINNQPSFQQTYQQVEAGHLGKVSETCLNYAADKDKIKNPENRQIIQTIDQKQTKVNNLDQTNRQIRSQYDSTLLEKIAGQPREQSINAVGAEKAKLELEQNQRNISILKKEISNLKTELITKPESVGFIAFLQDDDKFKTVKKGYQQSSFWYPSIQLAFQSLFLIPLIFIALLVNKFTQARRYGLISLISWHLLVIFFIPLILKIFEFLQIGVVFQFIFDIVSALFGGLLFLISYVYILIIPLVGFGIIKFMQKVVFNSQVQAANRIQKSRCIHCAKKIRPHDIYCPHCGTYQYIECPNCHNVTYKHLPYCKECGSPQNSTN encoded by the coding sequence TAAGTCAAGGACAATCAACAACGAACCACTAAATAAAGTGAGTTTGATTGTCATTATTTTGATTGATATTTTTATCCTCATCAATGTTTTTACGGGCTTGGATGATATTAGCAGATGGCATATCAGCCCAAACCAGGCTTATCCTTGTTATGCTGAGTGGCAGGATTACCTGACACAAACCAATAAAGATAAAGACTATGAAATTATTAGGCGATCGCTAACACATAGCATAAACAATCAACCTAGTTTTCAGCAAACCTATCAACAAGTCGAAGCGGGACATCTAGGCAAAGTTTCGGAAACATGCCTGAACTACGCAGCCGACAAAGATAAAATTAAAAACCCTGAAAATCGGCAAATTATCCAAACTATTGATCAGAAACAAACAAAAGTTAATAACCTCGATCAAACTAATCGCCAAATCCGTTCTCAATATGATTCCACACTTTTAGAAAAAATTGCCGGTCAACCTCGTGAGCAATCAATTAATGCAGTTGGTGCGGAAAAAGCCAAACTTGAGTTAGAGCAAAATCAGCGGAATATTTCTATCCTGAAGAAGGAAATTTCTAATCTGAAAACCGAACTGATTACTAAACCAGAAAGTGTTGGTTTTATAGCCTTTCTTCAAGATGATGATAAATTTAAGACAGTTAAAAAAGGTTATCAACAGTCATCCTTTTGGTATCCAAGTATCCAACTAGCTTTTCAATCCCTCTTTCTGATACCGCTAATTTTCATTGCCTTATTAGTTAATAAATTTACTCAAGCAAGAAGATATGGACTGATATCACTGATAAGTTGGCATTTATTGGTCATCTTTTTTATACCGCTGATCCTGAAAATTTTTGAATTTCTGCAAATCGGTGTAGTTTTTCAATTTATTTTCGATATTGTTAGCGCTCTTTTTGGTGGGTTACTTTTCCTCATCAGCTATGTTTATATCTTGATAATTCCACTTGTTGGTTTTGGAATTATCAAATTTATGCAAAAAGTTGTCTTTAATTCTCAAGTCCAAGCAGCTAATAGAATTCAGAAATCTCGCTGTATTCACTGTGCCAAAAAAATTCGACCCCATGACATCTACTGTCCACATTGTGGAACTTATCAATATATTGAATGCCCAAACTGTCACAATGTTACTTACAAACATTTGCCATACTGCAAAGAATGCGGTTCTCCTCAAAATTCTACTAATTAA
- a CDS encoding NAD(P)-dependent alcohol dehydrogenase, with protein MKAYEIQSNAGIEALALVDRPEPKPTPGQVLVKVKATSLNYRDLLMAEGIYGSKLKYPLIPMSDGAGEVVAVTEGVTRVKIGDRVAGIFFQDWISGSLTKEKMKSDLGGGIDGMLAEYVILHQDGLVILPDYLSYIEAATLPCAAVTAWHGLVTKGNLTEDHTVLLLGTGGVSIFALQFAKIHGAKVIITSSSDDKLARAKELGADETINYKTTPDWEKKVYELTNRIGIDHVIEVGGAGTLTKSLQAVRIGGRISLIGVLSGRGSEIDPLPILFKSLTVQGIYVGSRKMFEVMNQKITQHKLNPIIDRVFPFNQAKAAYSYLKSAAHFGKVVIQID; from the coding sequence ATCGCCCTGAACCCAAACCTACACCAGGGCAAGTTCTCGTGAAAGTTAAAGCCACATCTCTCAATTACCGTGACTTGCTGATGGCTGAAGGAATCTACGGTTCTAAGCTGAAATATCCTCTAATTCCCATGTCTGATGGCGCGGGGGAAGTTGTAGCTGTCACAGAAGGTGTGACACGGGTGAAAATAGGCGATCGCGTCGCTGGTATCTTCTTCCAAGACTGGATTTCTGGCTCTTTAACCAAAGAGAAAATGAAATCGGATCTGGGAGGCGGAATAGATGGGATGCTGGCTGAATACGTCATCTTGCACCAAGATGGATTAGTAATTTTACCCGATTACTTATCCTATATTGAAGCGGCAACTCTGCCCTGTGCAGCCGTTACAGCTTGGCATGGACTAGTAACAAAAGGCAATCTTACCGAAGATCACACTGTATTATTACTCGGTACAGGCGGTGTTTCTATATTTGCCCTCCAATTTGCCAAAATCCACGGCGCTAAAGTCATTATTACTTCTAGTAGTGATGATAAATTAGCCAGAGCTAAAGAACTTGGTGCTGACGAGACGATCAACTACAAAACAACACCCGATTGGGAGAAGAAAGTCTACGAACTAACTAATCGGATAGGCATAGATCATGTGATAGAAGTTGGTGGTGCAGGGACTCTCACAAAATCTCTACAAGCAGTTCGCATTGGGGGACGTATTAGCTTGATTGGCGTGCTATCAGGAAGAGGGAGTGAAATTGACCCTCTGCCGATACTTTTCAAGAGTTTAACAGTGCAAGGTATTTATGTCGGTAGTCGAAAAATGTTTGAGGTGATGAATCAAAAGATTACCCAGCATAAATTAAATCCGATTATTGATCGAGTTTTCCCTTTTAATCAAGCAAAAGCAGCCTACAGTTATCTTAAAAGTGCTGCTCACTTTGGGAAGGTTGTAATCCAGATTGATTGA